Sequence from the Meriones unguiculatus strain TT.TT164.6M chromosome 5, Bangor_MerUng_6.1, whole genome shotgun sequence genome:
GTgagctggttgtgagctgcatgGTGAGATGTGGTTTCACCCAAGACATAACCACTTGACCCTAGGGAAGCCTCCATCTCATGGAGTCAGAGGTCACTTTGGGGTTGCCCTCTGATGAGCCATTGGTGGCCCAAGTGTTCATCCACTCACTAATAGCTGAGCCACAAGGAACAGAACTCACAAATGACCCTAAAGCTGAGGGGCACGGTGGGTAACCAaagaacaaattttattttttatttgtagctTACCTCCCCTTACTAAACTCAGTGGCTTCAGAACAGAGATCATGAAACTTGCCCTCTTTATTCCCCACCAGCACTCACTAAATATGTCTGTAATCAGTGCCCAGTGAGCACAGACATCCTAGGCAGGAGGGCCATGAGGCAGCATCGCCCAGGATTCCAGGGCAGTAGCATTGTCACCCAAGAACCACACTGCCCTCTCCCACAAGCAGGCTCCTTTGCCCACTCacttcaaaacagaaagaaacacaccaGGCTGGCTGCAGTACACGAACTTTTTATTCTTCATACAGTGCTCgaaacatgaagaacaagctcTTTATAGACAGGAGTTTCAACTAGGAAGACAAATGGCAGAGCAGAGCTGTGCCTGCTCATGCCTGCCCATCTGCACTCTGCAGTGTTTGATAAGGAGCAGACACAAGCAGAACCTCTCCGGAAGACACCCTGCTCTGGCCACACAGGGAGGCCAAACAGCAGGAATGAGTGCAAGATGAGGAAAGGGCTGGGACTAATTAAAGCCCAGAGGGACTAACTTCCTCAAGAGACACCCCCCAATTTTGGGAACTGGTGGCTACTTTCCTCATCTCTGAGTTGACCTAGAGTTGGTAACTACACTGTGAGGGACCACACTGTGGGGTTCCTCTACTCTGCGTTGGCAGAAGACTGACATCACCCACAGAGCATATTCTCCTGAGGTGTTCTGACTGAACCCATGACCCGTGACCCTGTCATTAACAGACAGCTGGGAAGAAAACTGTTGCCTCACTGCTGGGCCAAAGGCATCTTTTTTCCCCAGCATTTCTCCTCCTTCACATATACCTTTTGCTAATGCACAGCCACCAAGGACCTCACCATAGATGCCATGGGGAGACCTGCTGTATTCATAAGCAAACTAGAAGCTGGACCACAGGGAAGATACTTAGCTTCAAAATGCACTTCAGCCAAACCAGCAAGGCAGGAGGGGTGGTTGAGCAGAGAGGCTGCATGGCAGCTTACAAAACAGCTGAAGAGCCACAGGACCTTTTCCTAAGTACAAGTGTCTCCTAGGGCAAGTGAAGCCTCCTACTTCCAGACAAGCCCACTGGTCCAGCACAGCTGGACCCAAGGCCAAACATAATGATGTGCAGAATAGCCCCAGGCTGATTATGCGATTGATTTTTATCCCAGGATGCTCCAAATAAAGGTCAAGGGAGGAGCGGGAAGTGGGGGGAAGGCTTGGGAAGTGGCAGCAGGTTGGCAGAGCCTTAGCTGAGGTACTTCTCAGAGAAGCAGAAAGCCTGGTCCACAGTCCCCTTTCAGGACCCTAACAGCCATTTTCATGTACTCAACAGGAGGGAGGGGATGCCATGGCCAGAGAGAGGTCCACACCCAGAGGCTCTTGTCCTCACCCACAAAAGGCACATTTTAATTGGTTTCCAAAAGTTGTGACCCCACAGCAGCACAGTTTTGGCATCTGGAGAAGAGCTAACAGTAGACACGGAGGTCTGGTCCACAAAACATGAGCGGCCAAAAGCCCCAACCTGGAGGGCCTCAGGGTAGAAGGGTAGGGAGGACCGAGGAGCAAGGAGTCATTCTCTCCGGGCCCAGCCCCAAGTCCTATCACTAGTGGAGCATAGAGTGGAGGGTCTGAAGAGAGCCAAGGAGCTGCTGAAGAACACACAGACATACCACCACCATTCCCACATACACATGCTGCACACACAGCCCTGGACAGAAAGAGAGGtgagactaaaacaaacaggCTCCCTGCTCTTAGGGAACAGGTACCAGGTTGAGGTGTAGATGCCCTGGTTGTCTAATGTGCACAGACAAGCAAGCAGCTTGGTGCCCATGCCCGTCCCAGTCAATACGAGGaggccccccaagtgctggaggGAAATGAAGATGGAGAGTCAGCCAAGAGAAGAAACAACTGACCAACCTCATGGGTGATTACGTCTGTGATGTCAACAGATGTCAATCAATCCCACAGCTCACCCCAGAAACCACAGCTCACTCCTGCTCCATCTGACCGCTAACATCCTTGTTACAATTCTCTGAGGGACCCCAAAACTACGAGTGTGAAATGGGCAGGTAGGAAAGACCCAGGGCTCCCGAGGGAGTTCAAAGGGCCCCcttccagcagaggcaggatggggaggagagcagagagtgACCATGAGAGCAGGCTGGGCCCTACTCAGGTGAGAGTAGTCAGTGGAGAGCATTACACAGGTCCTCACCAACCCTCCAGGGATGGAATGAAGGGTTACTTGGGGGGACCAGGGGAGATCTGCAGCAGTGTGGGCGAGGTCTCCATAATCCGCACCAGCAGCCGGTCAATGTAGCTCTCCAGCTCCTGCACATGCTCATCCCTCTGGCTCAGCTCATGCTCACGCTGCAGGAGCAGGCCAATGAGCTCATCATGAGTCAGGTGATAGTACTTGGCTGACTGGTCCAGCAGAGCAGAGTCCTGTGGTCAACAGGATAGAATAAGAAGGGGAGGTCCAGACCTTCCATCAGGGAACCCACACAAGCCTGTTTCCCCACTTAGGCCTGCAGACTCTGCGGGAGCCCACCCCTAAGGCCAGAGACATCTTCTTCACTTTAGAGCTGTGGCATGGGGAACTCCCAGCTACCTGTCTGCCTGCCCTCTGCATCACCTGGCCTGTTCTCTAGGTGCCCCCTAACACCTTGCTGGGCCTCACCTTCAACCTCTTTGTGTCCACAGTTGAGCCAAGCTGGGATGCTGGGACCATAGACTGGATGCTGCCAGATGTGACCGTTTTGAGCCTCTCCAGTCCACTACTAAGGGCTGTGCTCAGGCTGGTGCGAGGCTGTTTCCTGTCGGGGCTAGCCTCCACGGTGGCAGCACTGAGGGGTTTCACAGGATGAGGACTGCAAAGACAAACAGGAGGTGAGCTGCACGGAGGGAAGGAAGCACAAAGGTAGAGCCACTGTCTCTGCCTTATGTCTCCAGGGCACAGCATGCTCCCCTCAACCCACCAGCCTCAATCCAGGATGGATAACTGACCTACAAACTCCTATACCTGTGCCCAGTCTTTGCCTTCTACGTTTGTCTTCTACACTTCAGTGTCCCAAGTGGAGAGACCTGCACAGACTGCAGCGtgctccttcctcctcacccttctctcCTAGTGGCTTATGAGCTTTGAGACAGGCCTGCAAAACCACTTCCTGACCTtgacccttcctcctcccacgaCCCCACCCAGAGCTCAAGAACTGGTCTGTCAAACATCTCACTTTCTTTGAGTACTCAGGCCAAGACCTCAGTGCTGCTAGACCAGGCCAAGCGAACTTGCTGGGTCCCCTCCTTCACCTCTCTCCTTCTTCAAGATCTGCAGCTGGTGTCCTGACCTCTACCAGCCTCCACTCTGTCTAAAGTGCTGCCCCTGGCTTCTCCTCCTGGGCACCCTATATCTTGCCAGCTGTAGCAAGTGTCCATCCCTGTTACTTCCAGGCCAGCTGCTTCCCTGGGGCCCTCCTAGAGGCACCAAGTTCCCCACATGCCTTTTCCAGCAGGTATATAGCTTTGGGAAACCCTCTAATTTGTCTTCTTCAGCCTCAACCATCCCCCCTCTGCTAGCTGCACCTGCTCTCCAGCCACTCAATCACTCAATCCCTATTTAGCCAAAGTAGAATTAGTGGCTTTCCACCCCTGAAAATTCCTTTACTGGCTCCTTTCTAGGTAAGGTCACAGACACTAGGATACTGGGACCCTGCCTGGGCCTCCTGGTCCACAATCCCCACCCCTGTCATCAGCAACAACAATCTTTCGACCCTTACAAAAACTATTTCTAGCTagaatggtggtgcacacctgtaataacagtacagcagaggcagaagcatcagttcaaagccagcctgtgctaGATAAACTGTGCCTCAACAACCacctccaccaaaaaaaaaaaaaataaataaataaataaaataaaataaaataaaataaaatatattcctcTACCTGGGGTATTTCCCTTCCTCCCATTAACCTAGTTCCTACTCTGTGTCAAGGCTAAACAAGCTCACCTCCTCCAGGAAACCTAGTGATTCCCTGAGCTAGGAAGATAACCCTCTCCTGGGATGCCTTAGCACACAGCACCTGCACTAGTGATATAAGCTGTAAGCAGCAGGTCCATAGCTAACCTAACCTGGGGACCTCATAAAGCCACACTTACCCTACAGGGCCTTCAGACCTTCAGGCAAAGAATAGGAAGCAAAGCCACTTAGTCCCAGCCCTGAACACCCTGACACAGGCTCAGGGCAACCCCAAGAAACAACACTGCTCCTCAGGACAGGGCTGGTGTTTAGTCTCACAAACAGGAAAGTGTATCAAGTCCCCACACAGGGGAACTTCATCTAGAAGTCACTTCACTAGGACTTCGCCCAGCGGTCTACACTGGAGATGTGCGTGTAAGTAGTTCTAAGGCCACCTGTCTAGACAGCCACCCTCAAGGCAGGAGGGTACCTGCCCCTCAGGAAGCAGCTAGAGTGCTAGGCTCTCAGCCTGACACTGATTCAGCTTGGAAATAGGGGTAGCTTATGCACCCATCATTTCAATGTAAGGTCACGCTCCATATAGACATGAAATGCAACCAATTCTGAAAAGAAACCCTGTAAGTTTGAGTATAAATAGAGGTTATACTGCAAGACATGGGACAGatgaggacactgtcatcaggaaATGAGGAAACCATAACCACCAGCTCCTTCTCCCTATTGGGGGTCATAGCCCCACCCACCAATGGGTGTCACAAGCAGGTCTGCTGCTGCCCTCACTGAAATCTCCCTGGTTGCCCACCTGGACTGGGCATTCCTTGGTTCTGGTACAAAGTAGATGCTCAGTAATTCTGGGCAATGAGATATATGAGCCAGCAGGTACCTGAGTAGGCTGGGGGCCTCACAAATGCCAGGGCTAGATCCTGAGCAGTCTCTCCATCCCCCACCTCAGCTCCTCTGCTCATGCCCCCTTTGTTCAGGCCCCTAGAGTACTGCTGCCCTTCTGGACTCTGCTGCCCTTGCTGAGTCATGCTTACTGACCATTGATCCTACGTCTCCTGACCTCGCTCTCATCACCCTCATCACCCACtggtaagctctcagccactccATTCTGCCTAAGGCCTAATACCATACAGAGCACAGCCAGACAGGCACCTACTGTCCATTCAGCTGCCCTAAATGGATGGGAGCCCAGCCCATAAAACTAGTGACAAGGCAAGCCAGTGAAGCCCCACTGCAGCTGGGGAGCCTTTGTAAGGGCTGTGGGTGTGGAAAGCATCTGAGGAaagcttcctttcctttcctccgagccttcatcttcctcttcagcTTCATCTCTGAAACCTGGACCCTCTCTCTGCCAGCTCTTTGCTTCCTCACCCTGCCTGAACAGGAAACTGCTGTGGGCCCCACTGCTACCTATTAATAGCCCCAAGGCCTAAAGAAGTATCACCCCTTGGCGGAACTGCACTCCCCCAACCAAGGCCTCTCTGTCCAGCAGCACACCCTCACCTCCTGCCAGAGCTCGTTTCTCAACCACTATCTTTGTCAGGCGCTGTTTCCCAAACCTCCAGTTTGTAGGGCTACCCTGTGGTGCAAGGTCCCATGTGCAAAGAGCATCGAGCTGGCTCTACAGAAGCTCTGAGCTTCAAGGCCTTCACCGTTTGCCTCCAAATAAAGGAGCGCCTTCCCATGTGACCCTGGCAAAGATGACGCTGAACCGTGAAACACTTCTCCTCCTGCACCACTACACCCACCCACTGTCCTCCAGGAAGGGTTCCGGGTGGCCGCTCACCTGCCGCTGGGCTGGGGCTCCTCAGCTGGTCGTGTCTCCAAGGGCAGAAGCACAAGCGGGGAGGCTGGGGTGGCTGCAGCGTGGTCTTCCCCATATGGTGTAGGGGAGCCCCCAGTGGGGGAGAGCTCAAGGGGACCAAGGGATGAGGCTGACTCCTCGGGGGGTGAGGAAGAAGAGGTCAGGGGCCAGGCTATAGGCAGGGGAGGGCACGGAGGGCCTGGCACCCCATGGCGGTGGCTGGCCCagggtgggagagggggaggtGGGAAGGCAGGTTCTGGGGGTGTGGGCAACTGATCTGGACCAGAGTGGATAGAGGATTCCCTTGACCCTGGTGGTGATGTGGATGGTAGGCTGGGGGGATCTTGGCTCTCTTTACATAAGAAGGGATTTGaggcctcctccttctcctccttctcctcctcctctgaggcccacagatcagcctgctGAGGGGTGACTGAGAGAGGCCCAAACCCCTCTTTGGCTAGTTCCTGGCTCTGGGTTTCAAGGCTCTCACCTGTCTCTGAAGTCCCCCAGACCTTCTGACTCAGCAGAGTTGAGCTAGTTGAGTTATGGGTTCTGGGCTTGGGTCCCTCAAGACAGCTGGTGGTCCCAGACCCAGGAGCTCCAGTTTCTCCAACTAGCTCTTCAAGTTCTGGCTCACCTATCAGGGTCCCAGATGGTAGGCTGTACAAATCCTCCAACTTTGGATTTACCTCCTTCTCCTTAGACTCTTGGGGACCAGTAACCAATGCACTTGGGGTGATGTCTTCTATATCTGGCCCCCTGCTACTCAGCCTCCCTGTAgcattctcttcttcctctttgtccttgtcctcttcttcctcctccacctgggAATTTGAGGGTGTGAAGAGGCGTGGTGGCTTGGGAGGTGGTGGGCCAGGCCATGGCCCCTCATCCAAACCCTGCTCAGGCTTTGGCTCCGGCTGCAATACAGGGATCCCCCCGCTCCCCATGGGGTGCACAGTGTCTGGTGATTCAGGCTGCACCTGGGGAGAAAGCACCTTATCCGATTCTCCCTGCAGGACAGATGAAGGGACCTCTGCTGTAGGAGAAATGGTGATCACATCCCAAGGCCAGGAATCCTCTACTGTGTTCAGTTCCTGAAAAAGTTGGCTTCCATCTTGGGGCACCTCCTCATCCTGGACCCCAGGGGTGTCATCGGAACCAGGAAGTCTCTCCCACACACTGAGTACTTCTGGGGAGCTGAACAGAGACGCCCCACTATCTGCTGGACTCTGCCCGGCTCCCCCTTCCAAGGCAGGAAGCTCCCGGTCTGGTGTTGAGGCTGAAGCTTTCAGGTGCAGCTGAGCTGCTCTGGAAGATGGGCCAGTCCTGGAAGCCCCCTGAAGGGGTCCTGCGTCAGACATGCTTGAGCGTGGCTGGTCCAACCCTGAGTCCACAGGAGCCTTGGACTCCAGCCACGTGCTGCTTCCACCTCTTCCTCCCCCAGCTCCTCTCTGGGGCTCTGTTGCTCTCGATGCCATGGTCCCAGGGCCTGGGTCTTGCAGTCCCTCCTCCTCCAGCCCCATTCCTGCAGGGGCCAGGATCTCACTCCTGGCCTCTGGCTGCAGCCTGCCAGCAGCAAAGATGTTGAAGGTGTCGTCCCACTCAGGCAGGGCTTTCCCAGGGGAGGCCAGGGGGGCCAGGCTGGCCCTCGAGGCActggggagagagggagcaggTGAAGGAGAATTTAGTGCTATGTTGGCTTTGATCTCCTCGAAGAAAGGATTGTTCTGCAAGGAGGTGAGGAACGGGTTGGTGACCCCCAAGAATCCAGATGGGGTGGCTTCAGGGACAATGGTGGCAGCAGCGGCAGTGGCAGCAGCGGGGGAGGCGGCTGCAAAAAGGTTAGTGCTTAGCATGGGAGCAGCAGCGGGAGCAGGAGTAGGGGGGGCCAGAGCCCGGGGGGAGCAGGGGTGAGGAGCAGCTGGGTCAGATTCTACCTGAGGAGACACGTCCAGGCTGTGGAGAAGACAAAACCATGAGCCTCCTGGTTAATGCTGGCACTGGAAAGATCCCTGCCAAGTACCATCCCTACCCCCACCTGCAGGCCAGGTGCCACACCACCACATGGGCTATATGCAGCCACATGACCAAGGGGACCCAAGGTGTCAAagggaaggatgctgggagagctCATGGACAAAAAAAGCTGGAAGAGGACCAAACAGGAAATCTGGGGTTGCAAACTGAAATGGACTATGTTTTCCTGAGCTCTTGCAGGAAGAGGTAAGTATGGAGCTGTCATCTGGCAGGACAAGGTGTCTAATAGAGCTTGCCACGTGCGGAGGGGCTTCTGCTAACTGGCTAAGGAGTTACCTCCTACTGCCACCCTCATCTTACCCCTTTTATGGGCCAGCTTTCAAAGATGAGATAAAGTGATGCACACTAAAATCAGCCTTCACTTTCCAGGGCACAGACagaacccagaacacaataaaagagaaaagcaaaccaaacatTCTAGTGTGGGCAGGCTGCCAGTGACCTGTGGCTGACCCTGCAGTCAGCCTGCCATTCAGCAGGGTCCCTCCTCACAGGCAGCTCCTAGGCCCCTTACTTCACCCCTCCTACCTAAACGACAGCATCCAGGGAACCTCCTCCTAGCCATCTTTCCCAGTCAACCAGCAACTTCATAGAAAGTACTGGTGGTAAACTGAGGCAGCTGAAGCCAGGCTCTGCTAGCCAGTCATAAAGGAAGGTGGGTTAtagcaggagagcaggagctcTTCCAAAAACTCAAGGTCTAGACTAGACAGGTTGTACACGGGGACTGAGAGGTGAGGCCAGGAAAGAGCCCAGGTCAGCCAGAGGCCAAAGAGGCTCCAAAAACAAGCGTGGAGAAGGAGGTCAGCCTCCTTAGCAGGACACAGCTAGATTCACACAAGGAATCAGCTTTCAAAGCTGAACAcagtagaaacaggaggatcagaagtacAATGTCATCCTCATCTACAGAGCCAGCGGGCTGGGGCTGTAATTCAGTTGGCTGCATGTTTGCCCAGCATGCAAAAATTTCTGGGTTGCATTCCCAACACTGCGTTACCACAGGAGTTAAGGGAATTAGAAGCCACACACCAACCACCACTTGGGTCACAGCCTTGCTTGGAGCATCCACAGAATCCAAGCACCCAGGAACAGAGCTGGGCCACTCTGAACTCTAGATGACACAGCCTCTCTCTGGGCCTCTCAGGATGACTAGCCCTTGTGGCCCCATTAGCACTGCACAGCAGCAAGCTCAGCCCTACATGGCCCCctacctccccccacacacacacactcaccctcaGGCTTGCAGCAATCAGCTACTAGTCAGACTTCAGGGAGACGGGCACCAGGGAAGCAGACTAGGCACCCAGGCTGTTAGCAGCCTCCTCCCCACCACAGTTCCCCAGAGATGCACACAAACTGGTTGGTATGGAATCAGCAAAGGGCTCTCTCTTGAGGCTGGGGTTCTAGGCAGCAGGCCCAGCAGGTTTTCCAGAGGCAGCAGGGCTTGCTAACACCCTGCCTGTTTTTGCTTTCAGAACCCCTCCATCTTCACTCTTCCTGATCCATACAAAGCACACACccttttggttgtgagcctggACTTTAACAGCTAAGCCAACCCTCCAGCAACCAAGCACACATTCTGAAGGTCATCGGTGGAACACTCCTGCcctaccagcacacatggcaCAGGGCAGCAGAAGCCCATTCTTCTGTGTGGTCTTCTGTGCAGGCTGTGCCCTGAGAACACCACGGCACTCTGGACCCACCGAGCCAGCCTGGCACATCCTCCCCACACCTCCCCCGGGCAGTAGGGTACAACATATGCTGATTTGTCTCTCTCAGGGCCAAATTCTGGGAAGAGAAGTCCAAGCAACTCTGTCTCTTCAACCCATAGAAATAAGCCTCCAGGGCCTACAGGAAATTTAGGACAATTGGTTGAACCTGCCACTTGATGTGTGAATTGCTAATCCACTGCAATGCATCTCCTCTTTAAAGTTTTttgaatagtgtctctctgtggagtccaggctgatctcaaactcacaacaatctTTCTGCCAggacctcctgagtgctgggattacagacatctGCCACCATTCCCAGCTGCCCTTCTCCTCCTTAAAAGCCACACCCTGGGGCCATCCCTGTAGAAAGAAGTGAACTTCACTACCAGCTGAAGGTTTCACTATTCAGCTTCCTTGGGTTGAGATGAGCTCCGTGGTCCTTACACTAGTCACAGAGGTGACTCTACGAAGGCTACTCATCAGTCCTCAAAGGTTAAGGCCAGCCTTCAAAACACCACCTGTAGACAACACGCCCTTCGGGCAGCCACCCCTCCGGTATCCCCTAAGATGTGCCCAATTCCCAGGGAACACAGGTGGCCTTGGCCTTGCCTCAGGACCCCGTGAGCAGACACAGAGCAGCCTGCTAAGCTTAGGCAGGGACCCTTGCATCTATCTTCCAAACCAGACTGACGCTAACAGAGTACCTGTTCTGGGAAAACAGCCGCAGGAGGGACAGGAAATATGCTATATATGCTAACGCTAGCTAGAGGGCACCGAAGATGACTTTCTGCAACCACCAGGTTCTCTCTACAATACATGCTAACGGCCATTCAATTACGCTCCAGGCTCTCTGTTGCACCAGATTTACACCGCGCCCCGCCCCCCCTTAAACGTATTTTCACATTTATATTTGATCCCTTCCTGTTTTCAAAGGTTGCTGTGGAAGGAAGGAGCAAAAGGAGTAGCTGACATGCACTTCACTCAGAGGCCAGCCGGACCACAGCCAAACGCCAAGAACTCAGCAGGCCCTGAGGCCCCGATGAAGCTCAGTCCCATTCCAGCCTCACATAAGTAGGGACCAAGGGTAACAGCCACATGTCAAAAGAGGCACACCATGAAAGGAGAACCAGGAGGATCATCTTGCCAGCTACTGAATTCGGCAGCACTGCCTCAAGCCTCTCAACAGAACACGAGTGCCACACAGTCACTAGAGGGCGCTGCTGCCCTTATTCAAACCAAAGTTCCCGGCTCTGCACTGGGTTCCCAAGCCCCGAGGCCTGGGGGCTGGCTCTGCAAGTCCCAAGGAGAGATCCTCCAGCTGTTCTGGTTCTAACCTGCAGGTGCTACCCTGAGCTTCCTCGTCTCTCAGCGCTCTCCCTAGGACTCTAAGCAAGCATTCCAACCAATAACTGCTCCTCCGGCCTGCTTTGCCTCCCACTACAGGCACCCAAGGTTGGAGCGCAGCTGCAGTCCCTGAGGGTGGCCCCTCCTATGCCACCTGGAAGGTCGGCCCAGGGCCTGCTCTGAAGCTGCCACCTACAGATGGGATGGGcccagggcaggcaggcagggtacTTAGATACCCTGGCCTGTGATGAGAATCCAAATTCAAATGAGAGCAGGACAGAAAtcccttctttcttctgtccATCACTGCCATGAGTTTTCTGGACTCTGAGAGGCCATTAGGAGTCAGAGAAGCACAAGGGAAATGGAGGGGGAAGCACACCAGAAGTAAAACTAGGGGCTGCAAGGTCCCGCCCCTCTGCTGGGAAACAGGCACAGCACCGTCTGTCAGGACTGGACCCAACCTTCTGAACGTGAGAGGGAGACTTGCTGAGGGGAGAAACAACTGGCCAAGACCCTGGCTGGAACTGCTACCAATGCTGGGCAGCAAGACAGACTTCTGTGGCCTGCCCTAGGAGACTGTCCTTAGGGCCCTGCCAAACAATACAGCAGTTGCTCTGTCTCAGAATAagtaaatgggggggggggggtcggagGCTCTGA
This genomic interval carries:
- the Rab11fip5 gene encoding rab11 family-interacting protein 5 isoform X2 encodes the protein MALVRDTEAAAGSSRWLPTHVQVTVLRASGLRGKSSGAGSTSDAYTVIQVGREKYSTSVVEKTQGCPEWCEECSFELPPGALDGLLRAQEADAGPAPWASGPNAACELVLTTMHRSLIGVDKFLGRATVALDEVFRAGRAQHTQWYKLHSKPGKKEKERGEIQVTIQFTRNNLSASMFDLSMKDKPRSPFSKLKDKVKGKKKYDLESASAILPSSALEDPELGSLGKMGKAKGFFLRNKLRKSSLTQSNTSLGSDSTLSSASGSLAYQGPGAELLTRSPSHSSWLSSEGGRDSTQSPKLLTHKRTYSDEASQLRAAPPRALLELQGHLDGTSRSSLCVNGSHVYNEEPQPPLRHRSSISGPFPPSSSLHGVPPRSSEEPPRSSDDTWARGSRGASSSEAVPGHEELSRQAGGSGEEEGTRPPEGKPVQVATPMVASSDAVGEKERKPRMGLFHHHYHHQGLSRNELGRRGSVGEKGSPSLGASLHHSSTGEEKAKSSWFGLRESKEPTQKPSASRASLAPLASPGKALPEWDDTFNIFAAGRLQPEARSEILAPAGMGLEEEGLQDPGPGTMASRATEPQRGAGGGRGGSSTWLESKAPVDSGLDQPRSSMSDAGPLQGASRTGPSSRAAQLHLKASASTPDRELPALEGGAGQSPADSGASLFSSPEVLSVWERLPGSDDTPGVQDEEVPQDGSQLFQELNTVEDSWPWDVITISPTAEVPSSVLQGESDKVLSPQVQPESPDTVHPMGSGGIPVLQPEPKPEQGLDEGPWPGPPPPKPPRLFTPSNSQVEEEEEDKDKEEEENATGRLSSRGPDIEDITPSALVTGPQESKEKEVNPKLEDLYSLPSGTLIGEPELEELVGETGAPGSGTTSCLEGPKPRTHNSTSSTLLSQKVWGTSETGESLETQSQELAKEGFGPLSVTPQQADLWASEEEEKEEKEEASNPFLCKESQDPPSLPSTSPPGSRESSIHSGPDQLPTPPEPAFPPPPLPPWASHRHGVPGPPCPPLPIAWPLTSSSSPPEESASSLGPLELSPTGGSPTPYGEDHAAATPASPLVLLPLETRPAEEPQPSGSPHPVKPLSAATVEASPDRKQPRTSLSTALSSGLERLKTVTSGSIQSMVPASQLGSTVDTKRLKDSALLDQSAKYYHLTHDELIGLLLQREHELSQRDEHVQELESYIDRLLVRIMETSPTLLQISPGPPK
- the Rab11fip5 gene encoding rab11 family-interacting protein 5 isoform X1, with product MALVRDTEAAAGSSRWLPTHVQVTVLRASGLRGKSSGAGSTSDAYTVIQVGREKYSTSVVEKTQGCPEWCEECSFELPPGALDGLLRAQEADAGPAPWASGPNAACELVLTTMHRSLIGVDKFLGRATVALDEVFRAGRAQHTQWYKLHSKPGKKEKERGEIQVTIQFTRNNLSASMFDLSMKDKPRSPFSKLKDKVKGKKKYDLESASAILPSSALEDPELGSLGKMGKAKGFFLRNKLRKSSLTQSNTSLGSDSTLSSASGSLAYQGPGAELLTRSPSHSSWLSSEGGRDSTQSPKLLTHKRTYSDEASQLRAAPPRALLELQGHLDGTSRSSLCVNGSHVYNEEPQPPLRHRSSISGPFPPSSSLHGVPPRSSEEPPRSSDDTWARGSRGASSSEAVPGHEELSRQAGGSGEEEGTRPPEGKPVQVATPMVASSDAVGEKERKPRMGLFHHHYHHQGLSRNELGRRGSVGEKGSPSLGASLHHSSTGEEKAKSSWFGLRESKEPTQKPSLDVSPQVESDPAAPHPCSPRALAPPTPAPAAAPMLSTNLFAAASPAAATAAAATIVPEATPSGFLGVTNPFLTSLQNNPFFEEIKANIALNSPSPAPSLPSASRASLAPLASPGKALPEWDDTFNIFAAGRLQPEARSEILAPAGMGLEEEGLQDPGPGTMASRATEPQRGAGGGRGGSSTWLESKAPVDSGLDQPRSSMSDAGPLQGASRTGPSSRAAQLHLKASASTPDRELPALEGGAGQSPADSGASLFSSPEVLSVWERLPGSDDTPGVQDEEVPQDGSQLFQELNTVEDSWPWDVITISPTAEVPSSVLQGESDKVLSPQVQPESPDTVHPMGSGGIPVLQPEPKPEQGLDEGPWPGPPPPKPPRLFTPSNSQVEEEEEDKDKEEEENATGRLSSRGPDIEDITPSALVTGPQESKEKEVNPKLEDLYSLPSGTLIGEPELEELVGETGAPGSGTTSCLEGPKPRTHNSTSSTLLSQKVWGTSETGESLETQSQELAKEGFGPLSVTPQQADLWASEEEEKEEKEEASNPFLCKESQDPPSLPSTSPPGSRESSIHSGPDQLPTPPEPAFPPPPLPPWASHRHGVPGPPCPPLPIAWPLTSSSSPPEESASSLGPLELSPTGGSPTPYGEDHAAATPASPLVLLPLETRPAEEPQPSGSPHPVKPLSAATVEASPDRKQPRTSLSTALSSGLERLKTVTSGSIQSMVPASQLGSTVDTKRLKDSALLDQSAKYYHLTHDELIGLLLQREHELSQRDEHVQELESYIDRLLVRIMETSPTLLQISPGPPK
- the Rab11fip5 gene encoding rab11 family-interacting protein 5 isoform X3, with translation MALVRDTEAAAGSSRWLPTHVQVTVLRASGLRGKSSGAGSTSDAYTVIQVGREKYSTSVVEKTQGCPEWCEECSFELPPGALDGLLRAQEADAGPAPWASGPNAACELVLTTMHRSLIGVDKFLGRATVALDEVFRAGRAQHTQWYKLHSKPGKKEKERGEIQVTIQFTRNNLSASMFDLSMKDKPRSPFSKLKDKVKGKKKYDLESASAILPSSALEDPELGSLGKMGKAKGFFLRNKLRKSSLTQSNTSLGSDSTLSSASGSLAYQGPGAELLTRSPSHSSWLSSEGGRDSTQSPKLLTHKRTYSDEASQLRAAPPRALLELQGHLDGTSRSSLCVNGSHVYNEEPQPPLRHRSSISGPFPPSSSLHGVPPRSSEEPPRSSDDTWARGSRGASSSEAVPGHEELSRQAGGSGEEEGTRPPEGKPVQVATPMVASSDAVGEKERKPRMGLFHHHYHHQGLSRNELGRRGSVGEKGSPSLGASLHHSSTGEEKAKSSWFGLRESKEPTQKPSASRASLAPLASPGKALPEWDDTFNIFAAGRLQPEARSEILAPAGMGLEEEGLQDPGPGTMASRATEPQRGAGGGRGGSSTWLESKAPVDSGLDQPRSSMSDAGPLQGASRTGPSSRAAQLHLKASASTPDRELPALEGGAGQSPADSGASLFSSPEVLSVWERLPGSDDTPGVQDEEVPQDGSQLFQELNTVEDSWPWDVITISPTAEVPSSVLQGESDKVEEEEEDKDKEEEENATGRLSSRGPDIEDITPSALVTGPQESKEKEVNPKLEDLYSLPSGTLIGEPELEELVGETGAPGSGTTSCLEGPKPRTHNSTSSTLLSQKVWGTSETGESLETQSQELAKEGFGPLSVTPQQADLWASEEEEKEEKEEASNPFLCKESQDPPSLPSTSPPGSRESSIHSGPDQLPTPPEPAFPPPPLPPWASHRHGVPGPPCPPLPIAWPLTSSSSPPEESASSLGPLELSPTGGSPTPYGEDHAAATPASPLVLLPLETRPAEEPQPSGSPHPVKPLSAATVEASPDRKQPRTSLSTALSSGLERLKTVTSGSIQSMVPASQLGSTVDTKRLKDSALLDQSAKYYHLTHDELIGLLLQREHELSQRDEHVQELESYIDRLLVRIMETSPTLLQISPGPPK